The Deltaproteobacteria bacterium genome includes the window AAGGTCATCACGGTCACCGCAGCCGCAGCGGCGACCGATGAAACCACGGCCAGGGAGAGGGTCATCTTCGTCAGCCCCGCATACGTCTCGATCCCGGCTCGACCTTCGAGGAGGGCACCCAGGACCACAAAGACCGATGCCAGAATGGCCGCCGTCCAAAAGCGGAGCATTCTTGAAGAGACCGCTGACCCAAACACGTTGGCCGCATCATTGGCCCCGAGGGACCATCCCAGGAAAATACCTCCGAGAAGAGAGACCATCACACCTGCCTCTTGATACTGATGATATGGACGCGGCGTGAAACACGGTCAGCCTGATCTGAGATCTCCCCCATTTGAATTATCATCTCCTTTAGTTGAATCTTTTGAAACGGGTCGATATGAGAGTCAAAAATCTTGGTGATGATCCTTCGTTCGATGTGGTCGCAGTGGCTCTCGTTGTTGTCTATGGCAAGGACCAGGGACCGTATGTCTCCCGACTTCTTGAAAAGGGCATCCACCTCCTTGACCAGCAGATCGCAACACTCTAGGGAGACACGGAGCAGTTCCCGGATGTCCAGAACCAGGAAATCAGGGGTGGCGAGCCTCTGGGTTTGGATCATGTAAAGAATGAGTTCGAAGAGGCTGGGAATCTGGTCGATAGCTTCGAGCAGGCCGAGAATGTCCCCCCGCGACTCCGGAATCAGCGCCTTCTCGTACATCATGGTTTCGATCTCGTTTCTGATGTCGTCGGCCTTTGACTCGACTTTGTGGGTCTGGTTGATGAGAAACTCAAAGTCCTCGGAAAAACCCTTGCTGAAGTACACGTTGACCGCCTTGAGGAAATTCTCCTGAGCCTGCTTCAAAGTCTCCAGGTACTGGTAGATGAGTCGTTCAACGTGCTGTTGCTTCTTAAAAAGAAACTCCAACATCTCCGCCCCCTTTTTGCGGGTTCACGAATCCGGCTTCTTCCCTTCCGCCCCTCACCGCGAATCAAAAACAGATTGACTCCCCGGCAAGTAAACTATATAAATTAGAACACTTTGAGCCATTCGTCAAATTAATAGTCTTTATCAAGGCCATTACTGCGACAAATATGAACCTCCATCAGCTTGAGATCTTTTACGCCGTGAGCAAGAACGGGAGCTTCACCCAGGCAGGGAACGAGCTCCTCCTCACCCAGCCGGCGGTGAGTATCCAGATTCACAGGCTCGAGGAGGAATACCGGACCAGGCTCTTCGATCGGGTCGGCAAGAAGGTGATCCTCACCGAGGCGGGAAAGGTTCTCTTCGACTATGCCGCCAGGATTCTGGAGCTCTCCAAACAGGCCGAGTCGGCCCTCCAGGACCTCCAGGAGATCAAGACGGGCAGCCTGAATATCGGTGCAGGTCTCACCCTGGGAGCTTACTATGTTCCCGAGATCATTAACCGATTCTCGAAGAAATACCCTCATATCTCAATCCGCATGCATCTGGGCAACTCCTTCAGGATCACCGAGAACATCCTCTCCTTCAAAGAGGATCTTGGCTTTGTCGCCAGGGTCCACCATCAGGACAGGCTCGCGGTGCTCCCCTTTTTCAGGGAAGAGCTGGTGCTCATCACATCCGGCAACCATCCCCTGGTGGGAAAAAAGGAACTATCGGTTCGTGACATTAAGGGGGAACGATTCATCCTTCGGGAGCGAGGATCCGCCACCCGAGAGGTGACGGAGGAAACACTCGAGAAGTTCCGGGTTCCCATCACGGTGGTCATGGAACTCGGAAGCAACGAGGCCATCAAGGCCGCGGTCCAGAGCGGCCTCGGAGTTTCCATCATTTCCCGGCGAGTGGTTCTCAAGGAGATCAGGATGAAAGCCCTGGTTACCCACACTTTCCTGGACGCGCGTATGGAGCGGGATCTGTACATGGTCTATCACAGAGACAAGTACCTTTCATCCCCTGTCCGTGCCTTGATCGAGACGGCCATGATGGCGTTCAAATGAGATTCACGGTCCGGGGGGCTTGACTTCCTCTCTGGTATCCCCCGAGGATTGCCAATGGCAGCTGAGACTGTTTTCAATCTCATCGGTGGACTGGGCCTTTTTTTCCTCGGAATGAAGACCATGTCCGACAGTCTGAAAAAGGTCGCCGGTGATCGGCTGAGAAACGCCCTCCACATCCTGACCAAGCAGCCGATCATAGGCCTCTTTGTGGGAGCCATAGTGACCTGCCTTATTCAGAGCTCCAGTGCCACGACCGTGATGTCTGTGGGCTTTGTCAATGCGGGTCTTCTGACGCTGAAGCAGGCCATCTCCATCATACTCGGAGCCAACATCGGCACGACGGTTACGGCCTGGCTCGTTTCGTTTTTCGCCGTCTTCAAAATCACCAGCTATGCACTGCCCGCCATAGGGGTCGGATTCTTCGTAACCATGCTGGGAAAGACGCGTTCGACCAGGATGTGGGGGCAGTTCATTCTCGGCTTCGGTCTTCTCTTTACAGGACTGGGGTTCATGAAGGATGCTTTTGTCCCGTGGAGAGAGAGTCAGGCACTCAAGGACGCCTTTCTCACCTTTGGGAGTCATCCCATTCTCGGTATCCTGATCGGGGTTGTCGTAACCGTGCTCTTTCAGAGCTCTTCCGCAACCATTGCCCTCCTCCAGATAATGGCATTCTCCGGGTTGATCGACTTTCAGACGGCAATCCCGATTATCCTCGGTGACAATATCGGAACAACGGTCACTGCCGAACTCTCGGCTATCGGAAGGAACACAAACGCCAGGAGGACC containing:
- a CDS encoding DUF47 family protein; this encodes MLEFLFKKQQHVERLIYQYLETLKQAQENFLKAVNVYFSKGFSEDFEFLINQTHKVESKADDIRNEIETMMYEKALIPESRGDILGLLEAIDQIPSLFELILYMIQTQRLATPDFLVLDIRELLRVSLECCDLLVKEVDALFKKSGDIRSLVLAIDNNESHCDHIERRIITKIFDSHIDPFQKIQLKEMIIQMGEISDQADRVSRRVHIISIKRQV
- a CDS encoding LysR family transcriptional regulator; the encoded protein is MNLHQLEIFYAVSKNGSFTQAGNELLLTQPAVSIQIHRLEEEYRTRLFDRVGKKVILTEAGKVLFDYAARILELSKQAESALQDLQEIKTGSLNIGAGLTLGAYYVPEIINRFSKKYPHISIRMHLGNSFRITENILSFKEDLGFVARVHHQDRLAVLPFFREELVLITSGNHPLVGKKELSVRDIKGERFILRERGSATREVTEETLEKFRVPITVVMELGSNEAIKAAVQSGLGVSIISRRVVLKEIRMKALVTHTFLDARMERDLYMVYHRDKYLSSPVRALIETAMMAFK